CTGATCCAAATCGGCACGACCAGTCAGCACGGCACGGGCTCGGTCGATGGCGCCGCGTCTGATCTCCTCTTGATCCGAAAGCATCAACAGCCGGGGCAGCTCCAGGCTCGCGGAGAGGCGATTCAGACCGTTCTCGGCGTGCTCGAGGCCGTCCTGCAGGTGCTGACGAATCCGGGGCAACTGCCCCACCGCGCCTTGATCCTGCAGCTCGCTGTCCAACAGCTGCTGTTGGGCGGCCTGCAGTTCAGTCGCAGCCTGATCCAGGGCCTCCCGGACGTGCTGGCTCAGGGAAGCCAGGGCCTGCTGCAGCAGGGTGTCGAGGGAGGTGTCGGCGCTGGGCTGACGGTCACTGACCTGACCCAGCATCAGCAGGGCCAGTTCGCGGGCTACGGAGCGGCTCTGCATCAGGCCTTGTTGGAGGGAAGGGGGGAGTAGGCGGGGGCTCGCAACTGGGCGAGCAGGCTCGAGAAACTGCGGCTGGCCGGGGTCTCTCGCTCATCGGGATTGACGATGCCGGCCGAGATGATCGTGCGGAAGGCATCTTCCACGGAGAGATCCAGGTCCTGAACCGAAGACTCCGGCACCACCG
This DNA window, taken from Synechococcus sp. LTW-R, encodes the following:
- the nusB gene encoding transcription antitermination factor NusB; translation: MQSRSVARELALLMLGQVSDRQPSADTSLDTLLQQALASLSQHVREALDQAATELQAAQQQLLDSELQDQGAVGQLPRIRQHLQDGLEHAENGLNRLSASLELPRLLMLSDQEEIRRGAIDRARAVLTGRADLDQRLDAVMEGWRLTRLPRIDRDILRLAAVDIEQFNTPAPVACNEAVELANRYSDEQGRRMINGVLRRFTNAPAKS